ACAATATAAAACTTAAACAAATAAGTAAACTTAAAACTCCAGTAGTAATGGGTATAGTTAATGCAACAATTATCTTGCCTACTGTTATTAAAGAAGACTATGTAAACTATATTTTGTTGCATGAGTGTAGCCATATTAAAAGAAGAGATAATCTGTGGAGACTTGTAAGTATTTTTATTACCTGTATTCACTGGTTTAACCCCTTTGTTTGGTATTTTTTATATCTTTGTGAACGAGATATAGAAAAGGCGTGTGATGAAAAAGTAGTAACTTTAATTAGTAAACAACAGGTTAAAGAATACGCATCCGTACTAATTAGTCTTTCACAAAAACAAACAACACCATTATTGGCTTTGGGTAATACTGCTGTAAAAGAACGAATAATAAACATAACAAACTATAAAAAATTGTCTCTGTTAATGATAATAATTACAGTAATTTTGTTGACTATCCTATCAGTGCTTTTATCAACAAATCAAATTATAAGTTAGAAGGTGAAGTCGTGAAGTGTATTAGAAAAATTTTTACATTAATGTTATTAGTAGTTCTTTTAATAACCCTATGCGCCTTTAGTAGTGAAAATCAAAAAGATAAATCGAAATTAAGTGATGTAAAAGAGTTCAAACAAGAAAAGCATGAAGAAGTTAAAATTATAGACATAAATGGTGTACCACATTTTAACCTAAATAGAAATACTAATTACGAAAAAATTACTGATTATTGCTCTCACAAAATTGATGAAATACCACTTACTAGTTTGGCAATGATAAAACAAAACTATAGCAGAATATATGATGTAAATAATGAAAATATTGAATTAATAAAAATCATAGAAGTTGAAGATGGATATTTATTAGCATTTAAACAAAAGCAAGATATCAAAGGCTTTAAAGATCGTAAATTTCATAAACCTTACATAAAAAAAATAGATTTTACTGGTAAAGAGTTATGGCATTTAACATTAACTAATGTATCAGAGCATTTAACAATTGATTTGTTTAAACAACTGCCTAACGGCAATATAATTATTAGTTTTACTGGTTATGAACCTGTTACTTTATTTATGTCAAGCCAAAAGGTGCAAAATAAAAACAACTTAACTTGTATCAGCCAGCAAGGTGAAGTTTTATGGAAGCAAAGTTTTATAGAAACCTGTGACAGTGTAATAAAACATATTTTAGTTACTGAAAAAGATGAATTACTTTGTGTAGGTGTTTGTGATACCTTAAATCCACCAAAATCGGGGCAAGACTACCATAAAGATATAGTGTTAAGTAAAATAGATAACAAAGGTGCTATTATTAAACAAAGGATATTTGGGGGAAGTAATTTTGATAATGTGAGAAGTGTTGA
This Clostridium sp. 'deep sea' DNA region includes the following protein-coding sequences:
- a CDS encoding M56 family metallopeptidase; its protein translation is MSIMGSFVGLIVLVLVKLLHKFFPQKFIFALWAIVAFRFLFPLTISSKYSLINLIAGRFAKAIHVKFGETFIPIRPPVTTTNFLLAVKNYQPLVYKNDNIESLFNIISNFWFVGLVIAVIVAIVLYILTIKQFKTATLVKGYEADLKNCCKKLKLSNNIKLKQISKLKTPVVMGIVNATIILPTVIKEDYVNYILLHECSHIKRRDNLWRLVSIFITCIHWFNPFVWYFLYLCERDIEKACDEKVVTLISKQQVKEYASVLISLSQKQTTPLLALGNTAVKERIINITNYKKLSLLMIIITVILLTILSVLLSTNQIIS